In Acidobacteriota bacterium, the genomic stretch GGTGGTGAGCCGTGATCCGGGCCACGACACGGTTGAGCTCGCCGGTCCCGACGTGCGCCGCCCGCGCCGCGGCGACGTCCACGGCCCGCTCGATGATCCGCGGCGCCCGCTGCCCGGTAAGCGCGGACACGTGCAGGATTGGGGCGAAGTCCGCGAACCGCAGGGCGCGGCGCAACTCGGCATCGAACGTCTTCGAGTATCCCTGCCCGCGGTCCTTCACGAGATCCCACTTGTTGGCCGCGATGACCACGCCGCAACCGGCGCGTTCGGCTTCGCCGGCGATCACCGCGTCCTGCCGTGTCACGCCCACGGTCGCGTCGACGAGCAGCACCGCCACGTCGGCCCGTGCGAGCGCGCGCCGGGCAAGGACGACGCTGACCGCCTCGACCGCTCCCGCCCGGGCCACGCGCCCCGGCCGCCGAATGCCGGCCGTGTCCACGAGCCGGATACGGCGGCCGTGCCAGCCGACGAGGGTGTCCACCGCGTCGCGCGTCGTTCCGGCGCTGTCGCTGACCAGCACGCGATCCTCGCGCGCGAGCCGGTTGACCAGCGACGACTTGCCGACGTTGGGCCGGCCGACGATCGCGATGCCGACCTCGCGGTCCTCGCGTCCGTCGCCGGTCGGCGTCGAGGTCGAGTCCGCGGGCCGCCGGCCGCGTCCGGACAGGCACGCGACCACGGCATCGAGCAGATCACCGACCCCCAACCCATGCTCGGCCGCGATGGACAGGGCGGGAGAAACGGCCAGGCGCTCGAACTCGGCCGCCCCGGCACCGGCCCGCCGATCGTC encodes the following:
- a CDS encoding ribosome biogenesis GTPase Der, which gives rise to MHEETSAGTRVVLVGRPNVGKSTLFNRVAGSRRAIVAPVAGTTRDVMRHPVEWLGTEFELVDTGGVFGASADPLQAAVAERGLREVGTAAVIVVLVDAREGLVPADEEVVREARRAGAPMVLAINKVDDRRAGAGAAEFERLAVSPALSIAAEHGLGVGDLLDAVVACLSGRGRRPADSTSTPTGDGREDREVGIAIVGRPNVGKSSLVNRLAREDRVLVSDSAGTTRDAVDTLVGWHGRRIRLVDTAGIRRPGRVARAGAVEAVSVVLARRALARADVAVLLVDATVGVTRQDAVIAGEAERAGCGVVIAANKWDLVKDRGQGYSKTFDAELRRALRFADFAPILHVSALTGQRAPRIIERAVDVAAARAAHVGTGELNRVVARITAHHRPASPGRRAVKILYATQIGARPPSFVFFTNVATRFHFSYERYLRNQLRDAFGFEGSPIRVRARARREPARRGRRS